From Acidobacteriota bacterium, one genomic window encodes:
- a CDS encoding DUF4388 domain-containing protein, with the protein MSLSGSTATMNLADLLQWAASSQQTGRFDFRRRSTVKEVYFQDGVIVGAASNLPTEMLGHTLVARGKLTEEQLRAALLARQDPEEFLGQVLVRLGFVDRDDLLRALAERTEEIVYSLFEWDEAEFHFEPGARPGPRVVLISLPVDHVLLRGVHRHDEMQRIRSVFPDGRVILARTDAAPPEQILQHPLARRILETIDGKRTIDEIAFQIHASRFPVMKFLYEAHRLGLVEVVDLEGPPLMLISKEAPDAELAGLSGPARIAAAEERLSKGDPESALALLGEDEIPQDPELTKLREKAEKAFIEKVYREEIPPQAVPRLARPLEDLVNEPLRSEEFFLLSRLDGQWTIRDVVDIAPAREVETLRVLRRLIRRGLVTLPQPAPAAR; encoded by the coding sequence ATGAGCCTTTCCGGATCGACGGCGACGATGAACCTCGCCGACCTGCTGCAGTGGGCCGCCTCCTCGCAGCAGACCGGACGTTTCGACTTCCGCCGTCGCTCCACCGTCAAGGAGGTCTACTTCCAGGACGGGGTGATCGTCGGAGCCGCCTCCAACCTGCCCACGGAGATGCTGGGGCACACGCTCGTGGCCCGCGGCAAGCTGACGGAGGAGCAGCTCCGGGCGGCGCTTCTCGCGCGCCAGGATCCAGAAGAGTTCCTCGGGCAGGTCCTGGTGCGTCTCGGCTTCGTCGACAGGGACGATTTGCTCCGGGCGCTCGCCGAGCGGACGGAGGAGATCGTCTATTCGCTGTTCGAATGGGACGAGGCGGAGTTCCACTTCGAGCCGGGGGCGCGGCCGGGGCCGCGCGTGGTGCTGATCTCGCTGCCGGTCGACCACGTGCTGCTGCGGGGAGTGCACCGCCATGACGAGATGCAGCGCATCCGCAGCGTCTTTCCGGACGGCCGCGTCATCCTCGCGCGCACCGACGCTGCGCCGCCCGAGCAGATCCTCCAGCACCCGCTCGCGCGCCGCATCCTCGAAACGATCGACGGCAAGCGGACGATCGACGAGATCGCCTTCCAGATCCACGCCAGCCGGTTTCCGGTGATGAAGTTCCTCTACGAAGCGCACCGCCTCGGCCTGGTGGAGGTGGTGGATCTCGAGGGTCCGCCGCTGATGCTGATCTCGAAGGAGGCGCCGGACGCCGAGCTGGCGGGCCTGTCCGGTCCCGCACGCATCGCCGCCGCGGAGGAGCGGCTGTCGAAGGGCGATCCGGAGTCGGCGCTGGCGCTGCTCGGTGAAGACGAGATTCCGCAGGATCCGGAGCTGACGAAGCTGCGGGAAAAGGCGGAGAAGGCGTTCATCGAGAAGGTGTACCGCGAGGAGATCCCTCCCCAGGCCGTCCCGCGCCTGGCGCGGCCCCTGGAGGATCTCGTGAACGAGCCGCTCCGCTCGGAGGAGTTTTTCCTTCTCTCTCGCCTCGACGGGCAGTGGACCATCCGCGACGTGGTCGACATCGCGCCCGCGCGCGAGGTGGAGACGCTCAGGGTGTTGCGGAGGCTGATCCGGCGCGGCCTCGTCACCCTCCCGCAGCCCGCCCCCGCGGCCCGCTGA